Proteins encoded within one genomic window of Pseudorasbora parva isolate DD20220531a chromosome 3, ASM2467924v1, whole genome shotgun sequence:
- the ccnb1 gene encoding G2/mitotic-specific cyclin-B1 → MIFEPSESRSKERQFKPQRKCIATSSSLEYNQSVCSSSHSKKHPEIMALRVTRNTRLASSENQNALPGKAAVANKPGLRPRAALGEIGNNPQTRPALRKKEVKTAPNAEVVVERAPVVQQPKKESPKVKHDVQLLSEPSSPVPMETSGCASDDLCQAFSDVLLNIKDVDADDYDNPMLCSEYVKDIYLYLRQLESEQAVRPKYLDGKEVTGNMRAILIDWLVQVQIKFRLLQETMYMTVAIIDRFLQDNPVPKKQLQLVGVTAMFIASKYEEMYPPEIADFAFVTDRAYTTGQIRDMEMKILRVLDFGFGRPLPLQFLRRASKIGDVTAEHHTLAKYFLELTMVDYDMVHFPPSQVASAAYALTLKVFSCGDWTPTLQHYMGYTEDMLVPVMQHIAKNVVRVNEGLSKHLAVKNKYSSQKQMRIASISQLKSSLIKDLAKQIS, encoded by the exons ATGATTTTCGAACCCAGCGAATCACGTTCGAAAGAGCGACAATTTAAACCACAGAGGAAATGCATTGCTACATCGAGCTCGCTTGAGTATAATCAATCAGTTTGTTCATCGAGTCACAGCAAAAAGCATCCTGAAATAATGGCTCTCCGTGTCACAAGG AACACCCGCCTGGCCAGCAGCGAGAACCAGAACGCTCTGCCCGGAAAAGCAGCTGTAGCGAACAAGCCCGGACTCAGACCCCGGGCCGCGCTGGGGGAGATTGGCAACAATCCGCAGACACGACCGGCATTGAGGAAGAAG GAGGTGAAGACTGCACCTAACGCGGAGGTTGTGGTTGAGAGAGCGCCTGTGGTTCAACAGCCCAAAAAGGAGTCTCCTAAAGTTAAGCATGACGTTCAG CTTTTGTCTGAGCCTTCCTCTCCTGTTCCTATGGAGACCTCTGGCTGTGCTTCAGATGATCTGTGTCAAGCATTCTCTGATGTTCTGCTTAATATCAAGGATGTAGATGCAGATGACTATGATAATCCCATGCTTTGCAGTGAATATGTCAAGGACATCTATTTGTATCTCCGTCAGCTTGAG AGTGAGCAAGCTGTTAGGCCAAAGTACCTGGATGGGAAGGAAGTCACCGGAAACATGCGTGCCATTCTTATTGACTGGCTTGTGCAAGTACAAATCAAGTTCAGGCTGCTTCAGGAGACCATGTACATGACTGTTGCAATCATTGACCGTTTCCTTCAG GATAATCCAGTTCCAAAGAAGCAGCTCCAGCTTGTTGGTGTAACAGCCATGTTCATTGCCTCAAAGTATGAAGAGATGTACCCACCGGAGATTGCAGACTTTGCCTTTGTGACTGACCGTGCCTATACCACTGGTCAGATCCGGGACATGGAGATGAAGATCCTGAGAGTCCTTGACTTTGGTTTTGGAAGACCTCTGCCACTACAGTTCCTCAGGAGAGCCTCCAAAATTGGAGAT GTTACTGCAGAGCATCACACACTGGCCAAGTATTTTCTGGAGCTCACCATGGTCGACTATGACATGGTCCACTTCCCTCCCTCCCAGGTGGCCAGTGCTGCTTATGCCCTCACCCTGAAGGTCTTCAGCTGTGGTGACTGG ACACCTACTCTTCAGCATTATATGGGTTACACAGAAGATATGCTGGTTCCTGTGATGCAGCATATTGCCAAAAATGTTGTGAGGGTCAATGAGGGGCTTTCAAAGCACCTG GCTGTGAAGAACA